The following nucleotide sequence is from Candidatus Neomarinimicrobiota bacterium.
GCTCGAGGACCTTGGAATCGCGGACGTTGATACCTTCCACATGAACGAAGGACATTGTTCTCTTCTTACCCTGGCGCTGCACAGGAAATTCAATGGCGATGAGGATGAAGTTCGCAGACGGTGTGTCTTCACCACTCACACGTCCATGCCGGCTGGTCATGATCATTACTCCGTAGAGCGGTGCAATTCCCTTCTGGGTAGTCTGATCCCAGACAATCTTCCCCTTCCGGAAATGGTAAAGAACGGTCGCCTTCACATGACAGAATTGGGGCTTTACTTCAGCCGTGCCGCCAACGGCGTTTCGACTTTGCACGGCAAAGTAGCCCGGGGAATGTTTCCCCAATTCAAAATAGATCACATCACGAATGGAGTTTACCACGTCGGATGGATCGGTAAGGTTTTCCGCGAGTTATTTGACGAGAGGCTGCCAGGCTGGCGGGAAAATCCTCAGCTATTGAAAGGGATTGATAGTATTCCCGGTGAGGAATTGGAATTGGCCCACGATTCGCACAAACGCTTCCTTCTCGGATACACGAATTCTCAAACCCAAAAGGCCTTGTCCATGGACACTCTCACCCTCGGTTTTGCGAGACGCGCCGCTCAGTACAAACGGGCCCGCCTTATTTTTCATGATCTCGACAGATTGATCGATCTCGGACAGGGAAAAATTCAGATCATTTTCGCGGGCAAGGCTCATCCCAAAGATGGGCATGGAAAGGAGATCATTCAAGAGATTATCCATAACGCCAATCGACTTTTCGGGAAGGTAAAGGTGACTTTTCTCGAAAACTACAATATGTGGCTTGGCAGACTTATTACTTCGGGTGTAGACGTGTGGCTGAACACTCCGGTAAGGCCGAAAGAGGCTTGTGGAACCAGTGGTATGAAAGCGGCTCTGAACGGGATACCCAACCTTTCCATCCTCGACGGGTGGTGGACGGAGGCTTGCAAGGATGGCGTTAACGGTTGGGCCCTGGGTAATGGAAATGACTCCGATGACCACGAAGACGCGAACCAACTGTACAATGTGCTGGAAGAACGGGTTATCCCTGCATTCTACGACGATCGAACCTTATGGATTTCAATGATGCGACAGTCCATCAAATCGGCCATCCATTTCACCGCATACCGAATGATCCGCGAATACCGCTCCAAACTGTACGATTTGACAGGTGAGAACCAGCCCGGATAATGAAAAGGGGTTCCTTCACATTTGTACTTCACTGCCACCTTCCGTACGTCATCAATCACGGGCAGTGGCCTCACGGTACGGACTGGCTGTATGAAGCGGCGGTGGAAACCTATATTCCCCTCTTGAGGGAATTGAGAGCGGTAACGGAAGAGGGAATTCAGCCCGCCGTAACCCTGAATATCACGCCTGTTCTAATGGAGCAGCTTGCGCATCCCAGGTTCAAAGAAGGACTCAAGACCTATCTCCAGGAGAAAATTGAGGCGGCCGATTTTGACCTGACGCATTTTACTGAACTGAAACAACCTCATCTTGCCGACCTGGCGTCGCTGTGGGTTCGCTTCTACTCAGAGATCAAAGAGTCTTTTGCCGAGTTGGGCGGAGATATTCTCGCGGGGTTCAATGAGTTATCCCAAGGACGCTCCGGGGCGAAGCTGGAAATCATGACAAGTGGGGCCACACACGGCTATTTTCCACTCCTTGGAACTGATGAGTCCATTATCGCTCAGGTGGCGACTGGTGTCCGGACATTTAAAAAGCACATGGGATACAGACCCCGTGGGTTCTGGTTGCCCGAATGTGCTTACCGGCCGGCGTACGAATGGTCACCACCACCTGGAACAGTCGTCCATCGAGAAGGAGATCACCGCTTGAGGCTCGGGATCGAGGAAATCCTGTTCGACAACGATCTGGAATATTTTATCGTGGACAAACATCTCATAATGGGCGGTATGAACCAGGGTATCTATGTGGACCGTTTCAGTCCCTTGAAATCCCTCTGGTCAAATTTTTCCAGAGGCTGGAATCCACCGCCGGAGATCGAGAATCGATCACTTCTCAGACCGTACCTGGTTTCGTCCACAGGGACCGAACGGGCGGTGGCCGTGTTCGGCCGCCACGAGGAGTCTGCCCTGCAAGTGTGGTCCGCAGAATGGGGATATCCGGGGAATCCCGCCTATCTGGAGTTCCACAAGAAGCATTTCCCCAGCGGCCTCAAGTACTGGAGAGTGACGGGGAATGATGTCAACCTCGGAGACAAAGATTTCTATGAGCCGGATTGGGTT
It contains:
- the glgP gene encoding alpha-glucan family phosphorylase — encoded protein: MKFGPYKIAYFSAEMGLTSSLPTYSGGLGILAGDQIKAAADVELPLCAVTLLYKEGYCRQRVDEEGVQTETYPRFDPDPLLEKLPVKFTLLLRNRNVWIQAWLYVHRGLTGHEVPIFLLDSDVEENDPEDRVITLRLYSGDKNHRILQEAILGLGGIRLLEDLGIADVDTFHMNEGHCSLLTLALHRKFNGDEDEVRRRCVFTTHTSMPAGHDHYSVERCNSLLGSLIPDNLPLPEMVKNGRLHMTELGLYFSRAANGVSTLHGKVARGMFPQFKIDHITNGVYHVGWIGKVFRELFDERLPGWRENPQLLKGIDSIPGEELELAHDSHKRFLLGYTNSQTQKALSMDTLTLGFARRAAQYKRARLIFHDLDRLIDLGQGKIQIIFAGKAHPKDGHGKEIIQEIIHNANRLFGKVKVTFLENYNMWLGRLITSGVDVWLNTPVRPKEACGTSGMKAALNGIPNLSILDGWWTEACKDGVNGWALGNGNDSDDHEDANQLYNVLEERVIPAFYDDRTLWISMMRQSIKSAIHFTAYRMIREYRSKLYDLTGENQPG
- a CDS encoding 1,4-alpha-glucan branching protein domain-containing protein: MKRGSFTFVLHCHLPYVINHGQWPHGTDWLYEAAVETYIPLLRELRAVTEEGIQPAVTLNITPVLMEQLAHPRFKEGLKTYLQEKIEAADFDLTHFTELKQPHLADLASLWVRFYSEIKESFAELGGDILAGFNELSQGRSGAKLEIMTSGATHGYFPLLGTDESIIAQVATGVRTFKKHMGYRPRGFWLPECAYRPAYEWSPPPGTVVHREGDHRLRLGIEEILFDNDLEYFIVDKHLIMGGMNQGIYVDRFSPLKSLWSNFSRGWNPPPEIENRSLLRPYLVSSTGTERAVAVFGRHEESALQVWSAEWGYPGNPAYLEFHKKHFPSGLKYWRVTGNDVNLGDKDFYEPDWVEAALEEQAEHYVDLIGRHLDDHRESSGETGMLTAPFDAELFGHWWFEGPKWLGKILRKLPEKGISPTTCGNYLDAHPPREVISLPEGSWGKGGFHYIWLNESTEWTWKEIYAREERFRELVDKWKGDIEPVMQRLLKQMARELLLLEASDWQFLISTWSAKDYAEDRVAVHAQRFDELDAILNTYQSEGMVSDYSLHNLSFLENEDSLFDEIDISKWGHTGRDEASS